The window TTTCCATTGTCTTTTCTGGTAAATGTGGCCACAAGTTTATTTCCTTCCAGGTTCCAAGCACCCTaggatgggaaaaaaacccaaatgttttGCAACAGTTATGACACTGATTTGGTTTAAAGGCTGTAGAATgcttaaaattgaaaaaaagattAACACAGTGTAATAATTCTTTCTAGAAATGCTGTAAGaatgaaattttaataaaaCCATTGGCTTATTTAAATGCGTAATAGGCAGCCTAGGTGGTTTTTACTGGTCAATACACCTTATTTTAAGTAATTCTATCAACAGAGATTGGTAATTTTTTACAAATACCCACTCTGTACTCTAGGTGGTGAACTTGAGTATTAGAAGAAGTAAAATTGCAAATCATCTGGATTTCATCTGGTGAAAATTGCTACTTGCTCTGCTTTTTGGGCTCTCTGGAACCCTGATATCCATGGTACAGTCTTGAACCTTTAACAGCCAAGACTCCCTTATTCTTTGGTGTATAAGCTGCAAGCATTCCTGAACAGTCAGGTTCAGGAAAAATTCATGTAATTCAGAAGGAGAATTTAAGTTAAAAACTAGCAAGACAAATTATTCATCTTGAAACTGCATGTTATAAAGTCATTATCACGTAGTAAATATTGAACTGTAGGAAGGCTCTTACAGTAAGTTCAGTCCCATCAGCCAGGCTGTACTCAAAGTTGACTCCCAGAGTAAATTCAATATCTATGGTTCGGAAGTTGCTGGCTTCTTTGACAGTAAATTTGTCACCATTTTGTTGGATGGTGATCTTCAGATTGTCATGGGCTCCCAGCTTTCTTTTCATCATGCCAATACCTAAAAAATCAGTTAACGTAAATCAGAATATACCTCCCAAACCTCTGGAGCATcatatttgtcttttttaatcAATTCTATGTGGCCAAGTTAGTTTATTCCAGCGTTCTGACCCAAA is drawn from Haemorhous mexicanus isolate bHaeMex1 chromosome 4, bHaeMex1.pri, whole genome shotgun sequence and contains these coding sequences:
- the FABP2 gene encoding fatty acid-binding protein, intestinal; translated protein: MAFNGTWKVDRNENYEKFMEAMGIGMMKRKLGAHDNLKITIQQNGDKFTVKEASNFRTIDIEFTLGVNFEYSLADGTELTGAWNLEGNKLVATFTRKDNGKVLKATREIVGDELVQTYLYEGVESKRFFKRG